The following are encoded together in the Bombus affinis isolate iyBomAffi1 chromosome 6, iyBomAffi1.2, whole genome shotgun sequence genome:
- the LOC126917731 gene encoding TBC1 domain family member 13 translates to MSILRKRLYEFDDALNAEEIDLINLKRLCFHGIPDEGGLRPLCWKLLLNYLPSTRASWSETLIRKRTLYKTFIEDLIVTPGEANSDGERVDVTLHDHPLNLNPDSKWQTYFKDNEVLLQIDKDVRRLCPDISFFQQGTDYPRKEIVNANGQRRLHHRVQHTVLRSANVERKGLGITKIAVSIRKATEDYAPLAEGGEAHWEVLERILFLYAKLNPGQGYVQGMNEIVGPIYHAFACDPDQNWREHAEADTFFCFTNLMSEIRDFFIKSLDEAEFGINSMMGKLTTQVKVNDPEVWMRLHQQELCPQYYSFRWLTLLLSQEFPLPDVMRIWDSLFADENRFSFLIHICCAMILLLRDQLLAGDFATNVKLLQNFPSVDIQIVLSKAAALAGKSLNSS, encoded by the exons ATGAGTATTTTAAGAAAGAG ATTATATGAATTCGATGATGCACTAAACGCTGAAGAAATAGATCTTATTAATCTCAAACGATTATGCTTCCATG GAATACCAGATGAAGGAGGTTTGAGACCTTTATGCTGGaaacttttattaaattatctaCCTTCAACAAGAGCTAGTTGGTCAGAAACGCTTATTCGTAAAAGAACGctttataaaacatttattg AGGATCTCATTGTTACGCCAGGTGAAGCAAATAGTGATGGAGAAAGAGTAGATGTTACACTTCACGATCATCCATTAAATTTAAATCCTGATAGTAAGTGGCAAACCTACTTTAAGGATAATGAAGTTCTTCTACAAATAGACAAAGATGTTAG GAGATTATGTCCTGATATATCGTTCTTCCAACAAGGCACCGATTATCCACGTAAAGAGATTGTAAATGCTAATGGACAGAGACGTTTACATCATAGAGTGCAACATACAGTTTTAAGAAGTGCAAATGTAGAGAGAAAGGGACTGGGTATCACTAAG ATAGCAGTATCTATTAGAAAAGCTACAGAAGATTATGCACCACTAGCGGAAGGTGGTGAAGCTCATTGGGAAGTTTTAGAAAGGATACTCTTTCTGTATGCCAAATTAAATCCAGGACAAGGATATGTACAGGGTATGAATGAAATTGTTGGACCTATATATCATGCATTTGCTTGTGATCCTGACCAAAACTGGAGAG AACATGCAGAAGCAGATACATTTTTTTGCTTCACCAATCTGATGAGTGAGATCCGTGACTTCTTTATAAAATCACTGGATGAAGCTGAGTTTGGAATAAATTCGATGATGGGTAAGCTCACAACTCAAGTCAAAGTTAATGACCCTGAAGTTTGGATGCGTTTGCATCAACAAGAATTATGTCCTCAATACTATAGCTTTAG ATGGCTAACACTTCTTCTTTCACAAGAATTTCCATTACCCGATGTCATGAGAATTTGGGATTCTCTTTTTGCTGACGAGAATAGATTCAGTTTTTTGATACATATTTGCTGTGCCATGATTTT ACTCTTGAGGGACCAATTACTTGCCGGAGACTTTGCTACAAATGTTAAACTTTTACAA AATTTTCCTTCGGTTGACATCCAAATAGTACTTTCTAAGGCAGCTGCATTGGCAGGCAAAAGTCTGAACTCATCGTAA